In one Fusarium keratoplasticum isolate Fu6.1 chromosome 5, whole genome shotgun sequence genomic region, the following are encoded:
- a CDS encoding MFS domain-containing protein — MANKSEFAPGEETTPQTLGDDEAQVQTHTAEDEKRLVMKLDFYIIPLVMVLYLFSFLDRVNIGNARLYGLEEDLNLSSEQFQVAVSILFVTYLLFEVPSNLVLKLFTPRRWIAFIAAAWGLIATLMGLVNSYGALIACRLLLGAVEAGLFPGLTVYLTFFYTKQELALRVGYLFVSAAVAGALGGLLAYGIGHMDGLHGMSGWRWIMIIEGIPSFLVGIVTYFALPNDAETAYFLDDKERKLMRVRHAREYGNTESSREFSKADMLCAFKDWKVWAFCVAQFGVDTMLYGFSTFLPTIIKDLGDWTVAETQLLTVPCYFLGAAAYMTTAYLSDRMQRRGLFCVIFGLISVVGYAVLLADVASGVHYFGCFLVAGGLYVVVGLPLAWLPTNSPRYGKRTTGTGMQLTWGNAAGIMSAFIYPAKDKPRYTRGHAVTLSMVALGTIIYGFLWWWYKRVNEQRQAGVMKEKHQNMREDELAELGDESPRYRYTI, encoded by the exons atggccaacaagtCCGAGTTTGCGCCTGGCGAGGAAACCACGCCGCAGACCttgggcgatgatgaggctcAAGTTCAGACTCACAcggccgaggatgagaagaggcTCGTGATGAAGCTGGACTTTTACATCATCCCCCTCGTCATGGTTCTTTACCTCTTTAGTTTCCTCGACAG AGTCAACATTGGTAATGCGAGGTTGTACGGTCTCGAAGAGGACCTGAACCTCTCTTCGGAGCAGTTTCAGGTTGCCGTGTCCATCCTGTTTGTCACGTATCTGCTCTTCGAGGTTCCTTCCAACCTTGTCTTGAAGCTTTTTACTCCTCGGCGTTGGATCGCTTTCATCGCTGCCGCGTGGGGTCTCATCGCCACTCTCATGGGTCTGGTTAACTCATATGGCGCTCTCATTGCTTGCCGTCTTTTGCTCGGAGCTGTCGAGGCCGGCCTGTTCCCTGGCTTGACTGTTTACCTGACCTTCTTTTACACCAAGCAAGAACTCGCCCTGCGTGTGGGATACCTCTTCGTCAGTGCCGCCGTCGCAGGTGCCCTCGGTGGTCTGCTGGCGTATGGCATCGGCCACATGGACGGTCTGCACGGCATGAGCGGATGGCGCTGGATCATGATCATTGAGGGCATCCCGAGTTTCCTGGTCGGCATCGTGACGTACTTTGCGTTGCCCAACGATGCTGAGACGGCCTacttcctcgacgacaaggagagGAAGCTGATGCGAGTGAGGCATGCGCGTGAGTACGGAAACACAGAGTCCAGCCGCGAGTTTAGCAAGGCGGATATGCTCTGCGCTTTCAAGGACTGGAAGGTGTGGGCGTTTTGTGTTGCGCAGTTTGGTGTTGACACCATGCTGTACG GCTTCTCGACTTTCCtccccaccatcatcaaggatcTTGGTGACTGGACGGTTGCAGAGACTCAGCTCCTCACGGTGCCGTGCTACTTCCTCGGCGCGGCTGCATATATGACGACGGCCTATCTCTCGGACCGTATGCAGCGCCGTGGACTGTTCTGCGTCATCTTCGGCCTCATCAGCGTTGTTGGATACGCAGTGTTGTTGGCAGACGTGGCCTCGGGTGTTCACTACTTTGGATGCTTCCTCGTTGCGGGTGGACTGtatgttgttgttggtctgCCACTGGCTTGG TTGCCGACAAACTCGCCACGGTATGGAAAGCGTACGACTGGTACGGGTATGCAGTTGACCTGGGGCAATGCGGCGGGCATCATGTCTGCTTTTATCTA CCCTGCCAAGGACAAGCCCCGTTACACTCGCGGTCACGCCGTGACGCTCAGCATGGTGGCTCTCGGAACCATCATCTACGGATTCCTCTGGTGGTGGTACAAGCGGGTGAACGAGCAGCGACAGGCTGGTGTAATGAAGGAGAAGCATCAAAACATGCGTGAAGATGAGCTGGCAGAGCTTGGAGACGAGAGTCCGCGCTACAGGTATACCATTTGA
- a CDS encoding Zn(2)-C6 fungal-type domain-containing protein: MAPEIPFDFASSERDLAWCDSHSMSSEDQDAMMPQSPSTMEPLWLNSTAAQMQSGQISPMSAGIDMSSAPTMIHSAASSVDSWSTGYGERDDVEMDNTWEQGSDDILTIPKLEPVEDDLNMDDLKAAPLAPAPAEPSSTDPKPKRPRGRPRKHPLTPAVGASKVTKGRSKTGCITCRKRKKKCDEAKPRCMNCEKNAVVCEGYHEKQIWKSGKEKAEEERLRRESLPMITMQPIFHGVETAEDKIFWKHYITQLSNVLTVEGEAKNAFKDIILQLANKHQGLMHSILAVSGKHIDWDTPYGAKLLADNPQSSREALQQRADYHHDESMKRLYADMGRSEDKDDPENKMILSARYGQMLCLLLQTRADGNPRGEHRVHLQAYQTLIHNSPPEDPAFHTFITEFFQYHIYADDLFWHPESNTARLSSEDWTPSEPIHPPRLLGVSDGLFHYLTQITTIRNTVRANMAASVDPVVDYTSLYRAAEIDAAIREWTPQWPPGDSRDRVGLLYKQMMWVYLFRSIYPPSVPPMRRSTFSTLPILPPPPPTMPSAPARRASMMATVSMGKGPLDVHMASSCPTSRNPSRTSSMHEQDSTSSCDRASSPPPSRRPAYHDRRITLAIEESLAILESFKPSDPSQTLLLIPCLVIGTACFEPTQRERIRGGIKAVRGYTGLRNCDRVIELLEKVWSCMEEGDWVSVWDWQGVARRMRLDFSCS; encoded by the exons ATGGCCCCGGAAATCCCCTTTGACTTTGCTTCGAGTGAGAGAGACCTGGCTTGGTGCGACAGCCATAGCATGTCTTCCGAGGACCAAGACGCCATGATGCCGCAATCACCTTCAACGATGGAACCCCTGTGGCTGAACTCGACGGCAGCGCAGATGCAGTCGGGTCAGATATCACCTATGAGCGCAGGAATAGACATGTCGTCTGCACCAACAATGATCCATTCCGCAGCCTCATCGGTTGACTCTTGGAGTACTGGCTATGGCGAGCGTGATGATGTGGAGATGGACAACACCTGGGAGCAAGGATCCGACGACATTCTTACAATTCCGAAGCTGGAGCCGGTCGAGGACGATTTGAACATGGACGATCTGAAGGCAGCGCCATTGGCACCAGCTCCCGCAGAACCCTCAAGCACCGACCCCAAGCCGAAACGACCTCGAGGAAGACCAAGGAAGCATCCCTTGACCCCAGCAGTGGGTGCCAGCAAGGTGACCAAAGGTCGATCAAAGACTGGATGCATTACATGCCGTAAGCGTAAGAAGAAGTGCGACGAAGCAAAGCCCCGAT GCATGAACTGTGAGAAAAACGCCGTGGTCTGTGAGGGCTACCACGAGAAGCAAATCTGGAAGAgtggcaaggagaaggctgaAGAGG AGCGGTTGCGGCGAGAAAGCCTCCCCATGATCACCATGCAGCCCATCTTCCATGGTGTCGAGACAGCggaggacaagatcttcTGGAAGCACTACATCACGCAGCTGAGCAACGTCCTTACAGTAGAAggcgaggccaagaatgCCTTCAAGGACATCATTCTTCAGCTCGCCAACAAGCACCAAGGCCTCATGCACTCCATCCTGGCCGTCAGTGGCAAACACATTGATTGGGATACTCCCTACGGCGCCAAGTTGCTAGCCGATAACCCCCAGTCAAGCCGTGAGGCATTGCAGCAGCGAGCAGACTATCACCACGATGAATCGATGAAACGGCTCTACGCGGATATGGGCCGGTctgaggacaaggacgacCCCGAGAACAAGATGATTCTGTCGGCAAGATATGGACAGATGCTGTGCTTGCTGCTTCAAACTCGCGCTGATGGGAACCCCCGGGGCGAACACCGAGTGCACCTCCAAGCGTACCAGACTCTAATCCACAACTCACCCCCTGAGGACCCGGCCTTCCACACCTTCATCACCGAGTTCTTCCAGTACCACATCTACGCTGATGATCTGTTCTGGCATCCCGAGAGCAACACAGCGCGCTTGTCCTCTGAGGACTGGACCCCATCCGAACCAATTCATCCACCTCGACTACTGGGCGTTTCTGACGGCCTCTTCCACTACCTTACTCAGATCACCACCATCCGGAACACCGTCCGTGCCAACATGGCAGCTTCGGTTGACCCTGTTGTTGACTACACTAGTTTATACCGGGCGGCAGAAATCGACGCCGCCATCCGGGAGTGGACGCCTCAATGGCCGCCAGGCGACAGCCGTGATCGTGTCGGGCTGCTGTACAAGCAGATGATGTGGGTGTATCTCTTCAGGTCCATCTACCCGCCTTCAGTGCCACCGATGCGCCGTTCGACCTTTAGCACGCTGCCTATCCTACCGCCGCCCCCGCCGACCATGCCCTCTGCGCCGGCACGACGAgcctcgatgatggccaCGGTGTCGATGGGTAAAGGCCCTTTGGATGTCCACATGGCGAGCAGCTGCCCGACTTCAAGGAACCCATCCAGAACAAGTTCGATGCACGAGCAGGACTCGACTTCATCTTGCGAcagagcatcatcaccaccaccgagcCGACGGCCGGCGTATCATGACCGCCGCATTACTCTGGCGATTGAAGAGTCACTGGCCATCCTAGAATCCTTCAAGCCTTCAGACCCCTCACAgacccttctcctcatcccaTGTCTTGTCATCGGCACTGCATGCTTCGAGCCAACCCAACGCGAGCGCATCCGGGGCGGAATCAAGGCAGTGCGCGGCTACACAGGTCTTCGAAACTGCGACCGCGTGATCGAGCTTCTCGAAAAGGTCTGGTCCTGCATGGAAGAGGGCGACTGGGTCTCTGTATGGGACTGGCAGGGCGTGGCTCGCCGGATGCGCCTCGACTTCTCCTGCTCATGA